TCGCGTGGGTCTTTTTTGACCTGCCGCTCGGGCCAGGTGCGGTCGTGGATTACACGCTGCCGTCACAAACGGGGATGTAGCGGTCGGCGCACTGTAGGGAAAAGCATGAATGAATCTCAGGTAGTGTCGCGCTCCGTCCTTCCCGCGTAGTGAGAGCGGCCATATCATCGGCTTCGACTTCGGGGAACCAGAGGATCTGGGTAAGCGTTTGATCTGCTTCGTCAGGCGCAGAGAATGCCGCTGACCTTAGCGAACCCTATCCTCGTGATCCTGTTCGTACACCGTCGCCTACCCTTTTAGTGCAGGCCTTGTTCCGGCGTAGTAACGGGCAGGGCAGCCAGCGCGCGCATGCAGCTCTCGGAGCTTCGCGCCGCAGCTGATGCCGGTGTTGTGCGGACTGAGATTAGGAAGGAGACCGAGCCATGAAGAGACTATCATATCTGAACGTGCCACTATTTCTGCTCTTGGCTTCAAATGCGGTAGCCCAGTGCGAACTGCCGGCTGGGTTCTCAAACTCCGCTGTTGTGACTGAGGGTGATCTGGAGGTCACGTTCGCCACGGATCGGCTGACGTACGCCCCTGGGGATATCGTGTCTTTCTGCTTGATTGTACACAACCTCGGGACATCGGTGTTTTCAATCAACTGGGGGATTGACCCACAGGACGGGATATTTGTCATGCCGGACACGTGTACCGCCGTGGATCAAGGCCGTTGCTTTGGCGGCAACGTGTTCCACCATCCCGGCATCGTTTATTTCTACAGCGCCGGGACGACGCTCGGGCCTGGAGAGTGCCGGGCATGGGAGCGCACGTGGGATACTGGGATTCAAAGCGCTGAATACGGGACGTACAACGTTCTGGGCGGCATGTTTGAGGCGTGTTTTTGTCAAACAGTGGGTACGTTTCACGTGCTGACAGGTGGCGTGCTGCTCCGGCGGATCATTGAGGGCTCGGTGTCGGCTGGAGAGAGCACATGGGGCAAGATTAAGGCCTTGTACGAATAGCCCCATAACCTGCGCCTCCACCACTGGTGACGCGCAACGCTGGGAGGTGGCGGATGTCCTCGCTGCTCACTGACATCGTCATCATCTTTGCCCTTTCGGTGGCCGCGGCCAGGGGAGAGCCCATCCACTACGGTGACGCAACTCAAGAGACCATTCTGAGGCATGTTGATGCAGATAAAGCCCGCGCAATAGTCGTAGTGATAGATGACCCGGCGGGTACGCGACGCATCGTGGAACTCGCGCGCCGCGTTGCCCCCGGCGCGTACATCCTCGTGCGCAGCCGCTATCTCCGTGAGGTTCAGCCTCTCGTCACTCTCGGCGCCGACGAGGTGATCGCAGACGAGCTGGAGGTGTCGATCGAGTTGTTCTCGCGGGTACTCGCGCGCATGTTGGTGCCGCGCGAAGACATTAAGCGGCTCATCGGCGAGGTCCGCCAGGACTGGCGGCGGATGGCCCGAACGCTCGCCAAGGAGTCGACGGGCGTGCCCGACCTTCACGTCGCCATTCCCGACCTGACCACTTACACACTCAGACTCACCGAGCACTCGCCGTTGGTCGGTAATTCAATTGCCGGGAGCCGACTGCGCGCGGAGCACGGAGTGACCGTGCTCGCGGTCTCCCGCGACGCAGAGACACTTGGCAACCCTCGTGGTGAGACCATTCTGATGGCAGGAGACGTCCTTTTTGTGATCGGGCCACCAGATTGGGAGCCCGCAACGGTGATGTAGTGAGCGCGGTCCCGTGACCAAACGAGACAGCCGGATGCAGCAGTTCCACCCACCCCTGAGGGAGCCGGTGTTCAGCGGTTGCGTGTGAGACCCACTCGATGCGTCGATATCTTGCCGGCAGCTTTCGGTGCAGACCTGGGTTCCAAATCCGAGTAGGCGCGGCGAAGAGATCCATTGATGTCGCCGGGCATCTGGACTACAATGTCAACTGAGATGGTTCATAAGAAGCACAAGAAACAACTGGGAGCACGTTATCAGATCTTTCAGCCTGAACTCCTCGTCTTTGAAGCTCCCGAATACTACGGGAAAGGCCAGTCACCCAAGCGTGTTTGGCACGATGACTCAAACGACATTAATGTGTACCGGGGAGACAGCCTCATCTTCCTGGATCAAATCCACCGGAAATACCCTCAGGGCACCTTCGATCTTATATTCGCAGATCCCCCATACTTTCTAAGTAATGATGGGATAACTTGCCATGCTGGGAAGATGGTGAGTGT
The Candidatus Eisenbacteria bacterium DNA segment above includes these coding regions:
- a CDS encoding NAD-binding protein; translated protein: MSSLLTDIVIIFALSVAAARGEPIHYGDATQETILRHVDADKARAIVVVIDDPAGTRRIVELARRVAPGAYILVRSRYLREVQPLVTLGADEVIADELEVSIELFSRVLARMLVPREDIKRLIGEVRQDWRRMARTLAKESTGVPDLHVAIPDLTTYTLRLTEHSPLVGNSIAGSRLRAEHGVTVLAVSRDAETLGNPRGETILMAGDVLFVIGPPDWEPATVM